From Salarias fasciatus chromosome 12, fSalaFa1.1, whole genome shotgun sequence, the proteins below share one genomic window:
- the npr3 gene encoding atrial natriuretic peptide receptor 3 translates to MPDLTSLCVRLALLLSPVWTQPITEDIDVLAFLPRNNSFLFSHARVAPAIRYAQRRLQAAGGRFSGFHFNLHFEDSDCVNHALFALVDRSCGQKPDLILGPVCEYEAAAVVRLASRWSIPVISAGALATGFRDKRGEYSQLTRIAPSYVKMAETFTAMFEHFSWRSALLVFEDDKQERNCYFTLEGVYHLMTDYHIKTYSFSEDDPLVMDDILQSIHDTEVVIMCMAADPIRELMLAAHRRQLTDGSYMFFNVELFNASTYGNGSWRRGDKYDSDARQAFASLNTVTLLKTLKPEFENFSIEMSKSSEQSGVHDCQDCGNVNMFMEGFHDAMLLYAIALHEAMKNGYGKKNGTEITSRMWNRTFEGIAGQVSMDDNGDRNGDFSLMAMTDVEAGTYEVVANYFGANGTFQLLPGFNVDHFTLRGRQRPHPEPVDKSCGLGVSALTGVIVGAVLGTVMLIAFYFFRKNYRITIERRSHSEDCDSGKHRQLREDSIRSNFSAA, encoded by the exons ATGCCGGACCTCACGTCGCTGTGCGTCCGCCTCGCGCTGCTCCTGAGCCCGGTGTGGACGCAGCCCATCACGGAGGACATCGACGTGCTCGCGTTCCTGCCTCGGAACAACTCTTTCCTCTTCTCGCACGCCAGAGTCGCGCCGGCGATCCGGTACGCGCAGCGGCGGCTGCAGGCGGCCGGCGGCCGGTTCTCCGGCTTCCACTTCAACCTCCACTTCGAGGACTCGGACTGCGTCAACCACGCGCTCTTCGCCCTGGTGGACAGGTCGTGCGGCCAGAAGCCGGACCTGATCCTGGGTCCGGTGTGCGAGTACGAGGCGGCCGCGGTGGTGCGGCTGGCGTCCCGCTGGAGCATCCCGGTGATCTCGGCAGGTGCTCTGGCCACCGGCTTCAGGGACAAGAGGGGCGAGTACTCGCAGCTGACCCGCATCGCGCCGTCCTACGTGAAGATGGCAGAGACGTTCACCGCGATGTTCGAGCACTTCTCCTGGAGGAGCGCGCTGCTCGTCTTCGAGGACGACAAGCAGGAGCGCAACTGCTACTTCACCCTGGAGGGGGTCTACCACCTGATGACCGACTACCACATCAAAACCTACTCCTTCTCCGAGGACGACCCCCTCGTCATGGACGACATCCTGCAGAGCATCCACGACACTGAAG tggTCATCATGTGCATGGCCGCAGATCCGATCCGGGAGCTGATGCTGGCCGCACACCGACGACAGCTGACCGACGGATCCTACATGTTCTTCAACGTGGAGCTCTTCAACGCCTCCACATACG GAAACGGctcgtggaggagaggagataaGTATGACAGCGACGCCCGGCAGGCCTTCGCCTCCCTGAACACCGTCACACTGCTCAAGACGCTCAAACCCGAGTTCGAGAACTTCTCCATTGAAATGTCCAAGTCCTCCGAGCAAAGCGGCGTCCACGACTGCCAAGACTGCGGAAAT GTCAACATGTTCATGGAAGGTTTCCATGACGCCATGCTGCTGTACGCCATCGCCCTGCACGAAGCCATGAAGAACGGATACGGCAAGAAGAACGGCACGGAGATCACGTCTCGCATGTGGAACCGGACGTTCGAAG GAATCGCTGGACAGGTCTCCATGGACGACAACGGGGACAGAAACGGAGACTTCTCACTGATGGCAATGACCGACGTGGAAGCTGGAACCTACGAG gtggTGGCCAACTACTTTGGTGCGAACGGGACTTTTCAGCTGCTGCCGGGATTCAACGTGGATCACTTCACCctgagagggagacagagacctCACCCAGAACCAGTGGACAAATCAT GTGGACTCGGAGTCTCTGCTTTGACCGGAGTCATAGTCGGCGCTGTGTTAGGAACTGTTATGCTCATAGCCTTCTACTTCTTCAG AAAAAACTACCGGATCACCATCGAGCGCCGCTCACACAGCGAGGACTGTGACTCCGGGAAGCACCGCCAGCTGCGGGAGGACTCCATCAGATCCAACTTCTCGGCAGCGTAA